In Besnoitia besnoiti strain Bb-Ger1 chromosome I, whole genome shotgun sequence, the genomic window ATAGAATGACGTGCACCGTCTCGTCCGCTCTTCTATTGCATTGATACGTTGTACGGCTGTATCTCGCACATGGCTGACACTGAGGCCGAAGAAGGTACAGAGGCATTCCAGGAAGCGACCCACGCAAGGGCCCAGTATTCGTTGCACCGGTACCAACGATCGccacgctgcggcggcccccgACGTGTGGATGTTGGCGGGGAGCAGAAAGTCTAGGACGATAGTGTCGACTCCGATGACCCGAAATAGGAGTTCGATGTCTTTTTGGATCTCATAGGCAAATGGACCCTGTCCTCTCTCGGAGGCAGTTTCTATaacgtcgtcgtcctctgctgTGGCACGATTACCATCATCAGGCGCAGTTTGGTGCTTTGCCTTTACGCACGCCACAGCGGTCTCTGCAAATCGTCCCCAATCTCTGACGTAGTAGATGACAGCGTCTTCTGCGACATCTGCCCGGCGCGGTCCGTAAACGGGATCCCACATTTCTGGAACAGTCTCGTTAACAAACCACCAAATTTCGTCTACCGTGACCAGACAGCGAAGAGTCGCTTCATTTTCTTCGCATAGCCCTCGTACAGACTCGAGGAACCATTCCTCTTGCAGTGAGAGGTCTGTTTCAACGCAAGTATCCAGTGCTACAAATACCTGGCGGACGGACTTGGCGAGCAACTCCTGGAGCGCCTGTAATGTGTCGCGAGCTTCTCGCATGTTCTgtccctcctcgtcctcttccgcTGCGACGGTATTCATTGCTCGAAGCACAGGGGCTCCCATCAGAAGCACAGCTACTTGGCCTGTATGCACAAGACCATGAACACTTGCAAGCCTGGAAAAAGCCGGTTTTTCCCGTTACCAAGCGCGACAGTATTGACGCCCTCTATAGCTACTTGGCTTGATGTCCAATTCAGGAGACCACCCACCTTGGGACGACCATGCAATTATATGCGTCTGCTGAATCAGAGGAACGAGTTGCTGGAGGGATAGAGCTACGCGGAATATTGAGTCTAGCGAGCATGGGGACATAATCGACGGCATTAATCACGCACTAACGGCATATTAAGTGCTAGCGGCGCCAGTTGCATAGAGGAGAATATCCTCAGGGCAAGCGATACATTCATATTAACCGAAACGAAAATACCGGCTCTGATAGCATCGCCAATTTAGGCGTGTTCGAATCGCGTACGCATATCGGGACGGTAGGCATCCATGTGTGTATCATACCAGACGGTATAGGACGGAAGGCCGATAAAGTGAAAAAGAAATCAGTATTTGAGAGGGTGTGAAGACAGACGGAGTTTGTGCTCGTTTAACTTCCCTCGGCAGGTTACCATAGTCGTGCCACACCTACAGCTGCATGAGTATTATTGCTACTGACCTGGCGTTGCTTGCCTGAGATCTAATCGCGCGCACAGCTCGTACATCGTCCACACGGTCGACATTCGTATATTTCCGCGGTTTAGGTCAGATGCGGTGGCTCTCGAATGGTGAACCGGAGCCCCGATCCGTTGGGTGTTCGCAATGAAATCGTCGAGCAGCTCATCCTCTGCGCGTGTCAAAAAGACATCCTCATCCCAGTGGCGGAGGAGCTGGCTAAATTTTTGGAATAGATGCTCAACAGAGACTGCGTGCCACGCAGGGTCGTCCAGCGTCTCTGGGTCAGTGCCTCGTAACCCGGCCACACTTTCTTTCTGAACCACGGCAATCTGCTGTTTGCTGCGCAGGGAAACGCAATCAGACGCTGGCTTGCCGCCTGGCCTTGTGGAACCGGAGTTACACGAAAGGACTCTAGAGCCGACATCGTCTGCGGGAGGGAGCCTGACTCCTTGAAAGCCTGCAGAGTACCCCTCACATCAAAGCAAGACACTTCGAATGTCACGCATTATGTCACGCATTCATCCCCCGCCACATGCATTATCCATCTAACGTATATCACAAGGACACCTCATGTCACAGAAACGGTTTTATACTCAGACCGAAAAAAGACGTAGCAAGCATTGCTCAGCACACACACCAGGCGTTTCAAGTCGTGGCCATCCTGGAGAGGGAAGTTACATATCACAGGCAATTCACAGAGCGTAAAATGTCTCAGCGGTCTGTCGTGTCCTTGgtggcgagctgcggcgctgcccaCCAGCTGGAAGCCATTGTGGC contains:
- a CDS encoding hypothetical protein (encoded by transcript BESB_010580) — its product is MNTVAAEEDEEGQNMREARDTLQALQELLAKSVRQVFVALDTCVETDLSLQEEWFLESVRGLCEENEATLRCLVTVDEIWWFVNETVPEMWDPVYGPRRADVAEDAVIYYVRDWGRFAETAVACVKAKHQTAPDDGNRATAEDDDVIETASERGQGPFAYEIQKDIELLFRVIGVDTIVLDFLLPANIHTSGAAAAWRSLVPVQRILGPCVGRFLECLCTFFGLSVSHVRDTAVQRINAIEERTRRCTSFYSVLDYAIDCIWRRQPGLQGIATEVRPGQANQVLTVVAGYCNSFWDTNSLATFTELINLLILVDNIVALSASTAVYLCGDICTALLAILCDGRVAISTPGIPERFRNADHQQRVTSALRRCKPVLNATYVLPPLKRDAEHPQAADTADQAQCGNAQSHGCSVVGQKPDAASDHVLGKRRNSSAEVVDGPMLPSVEERSPLDPSTDNGEACGTQLRAISFMRKLHRFPQLSAVVTKAFSRIVSTG